In the genome of Nitrospira japonica, one region contains:
- a CDS encoding DUF4340 domain-containing protein: protein MRYWPTLLMALVLGGLGLYLYLVEFPAKETEERQTVEKRKVLLLDQQALTGLAIKTDQSELVFGRTGEKGWTITSPLQTDADQREVQSLIRALVTGSVHRIVEENPTTLSPFGLDSPVTTITITTGAAKETLSIGDSGPLSSTLYVLRESDHALLLTDMAPKDFVNKNLMTFRRKDILRIAKGDVDRIRLTYPTTEIVLYNVNEKPKPKWKIRYPIEAEADLNEVRMLLFRLEDLKALGIIDPGPERDTLAKTLHAPKVKVTIHAADGDQTVKLYQPDPSSGEAIAETTSDAPLYRINPTAIRDLTKELFNLQDKRLLGVDAPDIAMLSVKTATEQYVLINQSGEWVLEDRPADKVNQQTADLFVSRVVNVPAEERVMKQSGPLAPYGLVSPAAEFVATGRDGKLAGKLSLGSQSNGLAYAMGHRLQGIYQIRADLLKQIPSKKELLGSAKEGESSVH, encoded by the coding sequence ATGAGATACTGGCCCACCCTACTCATGGCCCTCGTTCTCGGAGGTCTTGGCCTCTACTTGTACCTCGTCGAGTTTCCGGCCAAGGAAACCGAAGAACGTCAGACGGTCGAAAAGAGAAAAGTCCTATTGCTGGATCAACAGGCCCTGACAGGGTTGGCCATCAAGACTGATCAGAGCGAACTGGTGTTCGGGCGGACCGGCGAGAAAGGCTGGACGATCACCTCTCCCCTGCAAACCGACGCAGACCAACGTGAAGTTCAAAGCCTGATCCGTGCGCTTGTGACGGGATCCGTGCATCGGATCGTCGAAGAAAATCCGACCACGCTTTCGCCGTTCGGGCTCGACTCTCCTGTGACGACGATCACGATTACGACCGGCGCCGCAAAGGAAACACTGTCCATCGGCGACAGCGGCCCTCTATCCTCGACTCTGTATGTCTTGAGGGAATCCGACCATGCCCTGCTGCTAACCGATATGGCGCCGAAAGACTTCGTCAATAAAAACCTCATGACCTTCCGACGCAAAGATATCTTGCGTATAGCCAAAGGCGACGTCGACCGTATTCGTCTCACCTATCCTACGACCGAAATCGTGCTGTACAACGTGAATGAAAAGCCAAAACCAAAATGGAAAATCCGCTACCCCATCGAGGCCGAAGCCGACTTGAACGAAGTCCGCATGCTGCTGTTCCGCCTGGAAGACTTGAAGGCACTCGGCATCATCGATCCGGGCCCCGAACGCGACACATTGGCCAAGACCCTTCATGCACCGAAAGTGAAGGTGACCATCCACGCCGCCGATGGCGATCAGACGGTCAAGCTGTACCAACCGGACCCGTCAAGCGGTGAGGCGATCGCCGAGACGACGTCTGACGCCCCCCTCTACCGCATCAATCCCACGGCGATCAGAGATCTCACGAAGGAACTCTTCAATCTGCAGGACAAACGGCTGCTCGGGGTGGACGCACCCGACATCGCGATGTTGTCGGTCAAGACCGCCACGGAACAATATGTGCTGATCAATCAGAGCGGCGAGTGGGTGTTGGAGGATCGCCCGGCCGACAAGGTCAATCAGCAGACCGCAGACCTCTTCGTCAGCCGGGTAGTCAATGTGCCGGCTGAAGAACGGGTGATGAAACAGTCCGGCCCGCTGGCTCCATACGGTCTCGTATCGCCCGCTGCGGAATTCGTCGCCACCGGACGGGACGGGAAGCTCGCCGGCAAGCTCTCCCTCGGCAGCCAATCCAATGGACTTGCCTATGCGATGGGGCACCGATTGCAGGGCATCTATCAGATTCGCGCCGACCTGCTCAAGCAAATCCCATCGAAAAAGGAACTGCTTGGTTCGGCAAAGGAGGGTGAGTCATCTGTTCATTGA
- a CDS encoding GldG family protein: MNLRTLPLGVLGTALAVAGLVAYSLAPEKLWLVTVVEGLALVCLVAFFIVHFQSLKSFSSRRSTRLGANSLILTLLLVAILAIINFLSARHSVRWDLSENQNFSLAPQTHRVLRSLPRDVKVTVFTREKDAGYQSYKERLDSYRQASPKLAVEFIDPERQPKAAQSYGITRTDTAIFESGTQTVRVTNPSEAELTGALMRVSRDEKKRILFLEGHGEHSLTDRERTGFSSAKELLIRQGYQIDSISLLSQPSVPDGTAILALAGPRKPITSDELDRIRTYVDAGGRLLLMVDPDTQADLSPLLSRWGLGLGPGVLVDLQDRLAQGDLTALLVRTFTEHEITQDLNAAVLFPLARHITFDEQTGKDWDYVPLARTSPNSWAETDLKGRVVGLNEKEDIKGPLPMAAALAPKAPPVEGKPRPGIVIIGNSTFATNGFVNFPGNSDFLLHTTGWLAEDRELLAIGPRDQALRPFIPNPIQERTLLYVQVILIPALLCMIGLTVWRKRRRL; the protein is encoded by the coding sequence ATGAACCTCAGAACCCTGCCACTGGGTGTATTGGGAACGGCCCTGGCGGTCGCCGGCCTGGTCGCCTACAGCCTCGCACCCGAGAAGCTGTGGCTCGTGACGGTTGTAGAAGGGCTGGCGCTGGTCTGCCTGGTTGCATTCTTCATCGTCCATTTTCAATCGCTCAAGAGCTTTTCGTCCCGTCGGTCCACGCGGCTCGGGGCCAACAGCCTGATTCTGACTCTCTTGCTGGTGGCGATTCTGGCGATCATCAACTTTCTGTCGGCCCGCCACTCGGTTCGGTGGGATCTCTCTGAAAATCAGAACTTTTCGCTTGCGCCTCAGACCCATCGGGTTCTACGCAGCCTGCCACGCGACGTAAAGGTCACCGTCTTCACAAGAGAAAAAGATGCGGGATATCAGTCTTACAAAGAACGGCTTGACAGTTATCGACAGGCAAGTCCCAAGCTGGCCGTCGAATTCATCGACCCGGAACGCCAGCCCAAGGCAGCGCAATCCTATGGGATCACCAGAACCGACACGGCCATTTTCGAAAGCGGCACACAGACGGTCCGCGTGACCAATCCATCGGAAGCGGAATTGACCGGCGCGCTCATGCGCGTTTCGCGGGACGAGAAAAAGCGCATTCTTTTCCTGGAAGGCCACGGAGAACACAGTCTCACGGACCGGGAACGAACAGGTTTCTCTTCCGCCAAGGAGCTGCTGATCAGACAGGGCTACCAAATCGACTCAATCAGTCTGTTATCGCAACCTTCGGTGCCGGACGGCACGGCGATCCTCGCACTGGCGGGGCCCCGTAAGCCGATTACGTCGGATGAGCTGGACCGTATCCGCACATACGTGGACGCGGGAGGCCGACTGCTGCTCATGGTGGATCCGGACACACAGGCCGATCTGTCCCCCTTGTTGTCCCGATGGGGGCTTGGACTTGGTCCCGGAGTGCTTGTCGACCTGCAGGACCGGCTCGCTCAAGGCGATCTCACTGCCTTGCTGGTCCGCACCTTCACCGAACATGAAATTACGCAAGATCTGAATGCGGCCGTGCTATTTCCGCTCGCCCGACATATCACCTTTGACGAGCAGACGGGAAAGGACTGGGACTACGTGCCGCTTGCACGCACCTCCCCGAACAGTTGGGCTGAAACGGATCTGAAGGGCCGGGTCGTGGGTCTCAATGAAAAGGAAGACATTAAGGGCCCGCTTCCGATGGCCGCTGCCTTGGCTCCCAAAGCACCTCCCGTTGAAGGCAAGCCAAGACCAGGAATCGTGATCATCGGTAACAGCACCTTTGCAACAAACGGCTTCGTCAATTTCCCAGGCAACAGTGATTTTCTTCTACACACCACAGGGTGGCTGGCGGAGGATCGAGAACTGCTTGCCATCGGTCCAAGAGACCAGGCCCTGAGACCCTTTATTCCCAATCCGATTCAGGAACGAACGCTGCTCTATGTGCAAGTCATCCTTATTCCTGCCTTGCTGTGCATGATCGGCCTAACGGTGTGGCGGAAGCGGCGCCGACTCTAA
- a CDS encoding ABC transporter permease encodes MTPVGAIVAKELRSYFVSPVVYVVGAVFLLIVGLLAYLYIVFAGAQAIQLMQIQGGQAQINLNDLIFRNLFASVRFVLLIILPILTMRLFAEERKLRTFEFLMTSPAGLNEIVAGKFVSVFLVFLGLLAWTSLIPLTLSLFSDFDWHPVLTGYLGLALLGALFLSVGLLASALTENQIVAAFVSFGLLLLLWLLAGMGSLLGDTTAGQIISYVSFMEHYDHLVRGLVDTKDLVYFATAIILLLFLTHRVVDSTRWR; translated from the coding sequence ATGACGCCGGTCGGCGCCATCGTTGCCAAAGAGCTACGCTCGTATTTCGTGTCGCCGGTCGTCTATGTCGTCGGAGCGGTGTTCCTGCTCATCGTCGGACTGCTGGCCTATCTGTACATCGTGTTCGCAGGCGCCCAAGCGATCCAGTTGATGCAGATCCAGGGCGGCCAGGCGCAGATCAACCTCAACGACCTCATCTTCCGCAATCTCTTTGCAAGCGTGCGATTCGTTCTCCTGATCATTCTGCCAATCCTCACCATGCGACTCTTCGCGGAAGAGCGGAAGCTTCGGACCTTTGAGTTCCTGATGACCTCCCCCGCCGGACTGAACGAGATCGTCGCCGGGAAGTTCGTAAGCGTATTCCTGGTTTTCCTGGGCTTGCTCGCATGGACAAGCCTCATCCCGCTGACCCTGTCGCTCTTCAGCGATTTCGACTGGCACCCCGTGTTGACCGGCTATCTGGGGTTGGCGTTACTCGGCGCATTGTTTCTCAGCGTGGGGCTCCTCGCGTCTGCGCTGACCGAGAATCAGATCGTCGCGGCGTTCGTCAGTTTCGGTCTCTTACTGCTCCTGTGGCTCCTCGCCGGTATGGGCTCCCTGCTGGGCGATACCACGGCAGGTCAGATCATTTCCTACGTCTCGTTCATGGAGCACTACGACCACCTGGTGCGCGGTCTCGTGGACACGAAGGACCTCGTCTACTTTGCCACCGCGATCATTCTATTGTTGTTTCTTACTCATCGCGTCGTCGATTCCACCAGATGGAGATGA
- a CDS encoding ABC transporter ATP-binding protein, which produces MIDVQQVTKRYGQHTAIDRVTFSVAKGEVLAFLGPNGAGKTTTMRILTCFLPATEGSARIAGYDCQDQPLEVKRRIGYLPETPPVYQELTVDEYLRFVGQLRGLTSNTLTAAINREVERLGLGPVRHRLIGNLSRGYRQRVGLAQALVHDPPVLILDEPTVGLDPKQIIEIRELIRSLAGSHSVILSTHILPEATAVCQRVVIISAGRIVAEDTPDQLSARLRNSEKISVVLKRPPGDVEARFKEIPGVQHVLAGGEGGGFLLESELGHDIREDVGRLAVNSGWGLVELKPVSMTLEDVFLRLTRHEESMGEPGQGSGQTELEPMERAETSS; this is translated from the coding sequence ATGATTGACGTTCAGCAAGTCACCAAGCGATACGGACAGCATACCGCCATTGACCGAGTGACCTTCTCCGTCGCCAAAGGAGAGGTGCTCGCCTTTCTGGGCCCCAATGGAGCCGGCAAGACGACGACCATGCGGATCCTTACCTGCTTCCTTCCGGCCACGGAAGGATCGGCACGGATCGCAGGCTACGACTGTCAGGATCAACCGTTGGAAGTGAAACGGCGGATTGGCTATTTGCCGGAAACCCCGCCCGTCTATCAAGAGTTAACGGTCGATGAGTACCTTCGATTCGTTGGGCAACTCCGCGGCCTGACGAGCAACACTCTCACCGCGGCAATCAACCGCGAAGTAGAGCGGTTGGGATTGGGGCCGGTCCGGCATCGATTGATCGGCAATCTTTCTCGGGGCTATCGGCAGCGCGTGGGACTGGCTCAAGCCCTGGTTCACGATCCGCCCGTGTTGATTCTTGATGAGCCGACAGTGGGGTTGGACCCAAAGCAAATCATTGAGATACGGGAATTGATCAGAAGCCTGGCGGGATCACACTCGGTCATCCTCAGCACGCATATTCTTCCTGAAGCGACCGCCGTCTGTCAGCGCGTGGTGATCATCAGCGCCGGACGTATCGTCGCCGAAGACACACCCGATCAACTCTCCGCCCGCTTGCGCAACTCGGAAAAAATCTCAGTGGTGCTCAAGCGGCCGCCAGGCGACGTCGAAGCCCGGTTCAAGGAGATCCCCGGCGTGCAACATGTCCTTGCCGGCGGTGAAGGGGGCGGCTTCCTTCTGGAATCCGAACTGGGTCACGACATTCGAGAAGACGTCGGCCGTCTTGCCGTGAACAGCGGCTGGGGCCTTGTTGAACTCAAGCCGGTTTCCATGACGTTGGAAGACGTCTTTCTCCGTCTCACGCGCCACGAGGAAAGCATGGGCGAACCGGGGCAAGGATCCGGCCAGACGGAACTCGAACCCATGGAACGCGCGGAGACCTCATCATGA
- a CDS encoding septal ring lytic transglycosylase RlpA family protein, which yields MTVHATPSPCTAALAVALGAWCLVGGCSWIPKGDSQFDAGIKDRGIASWYGEPFHGRQAADGTIYDMEGLTAAHRTMPLGSVVRVTNLTNGKYVYVRITDRGPYVNGRILDLSHAAAVRVGMVKGGLSLVQVEIVGERRPDALLSSDAVAALSLARIVRADSTAQPDGVALGAPHRPRPGDLWTRRRNLSVPATLAADHTAHVQLAALVLD from the coding sequence ATGACCGTTCATGCAACGCCATCACCGTGTACTGCCGCTCTGGCCGTCGCTCTGGGCGCTTGGTGCCTCGTGGGCGGCTGTTCTTGGATTCCGAAGGGTGATTCCCAATTCGACGCCGGTATCAAGGATCGCGGCATCGCCTCATGGTATGGCGAACCGTTCCATGGCAGGCAGGCCGCAGACGGGACCATTTATGATATGGAAGGGTTGACCGCCGCTCATCGCACGATGCCCCTGGGGAGCGTGGTCCGTGTGACCAATCTGACCAATGGTAAGTATGTCTATGTTCGGATCACGGATCGCGGTCCCTATGTCAACGGCCGAATCTTGGATCTTTCACATGCCGCAGCGGTGCGAGTGGGCATGGTAAAGGGGGGGCTGTCGCTGGTCCAGGTTGAAATCGTCGGAGAGCGGCGGCCGGATGCGCTGCTCTCCTCCGATGCGGTCGCGGCATTGTCCCTTGCCAGGATCGTCAGGGCCGATTCGACGGCACAGCCCGACGGCGTCGCGCTCGGCGCTCCTCATCGGCCCCGTCCCGGCGATTTGTGGACTCGGCGAAGAAACCTGAGCGTTCCGGCGACATTGGCGGCAGATCATACGGCGCATGTCCAGCTTGCCGCGCTTGTTCTCGACTAA